From the Thermodesulfobacteriota bacterium genome, the window TGGCGGCGGGCCTCAGAGGGGAAATGGTGCCCGTCTTTATAGGGATCAAGCTCTTATCGGCGGCGGCCCTTCCGGTGCTCTACTTCGTGTTCCTGGCACTGCCGGCGGGACACGACATGAACACCACGATGCTCTATGCGGCCATCATTGGCTGCATGGGCTACATAGCCCCGAGCTTCGGGCTCAGGAGAATGGTGAAGAACAGGCAGCTCCAGATCTTCCATGACCTTCCGGACGTCCTTGACGTTTTAACGATCTGCGTGGAGGCCGGGTTGAGCATAGACGCCTCCATGATACGGGTCTATGAAGACAAACAGTTCTTACAGAGCCCCCTGGCAAAAGAGATGAACATCACGGTCCAGGAGACACGGGCGGGAAAGCCGCGCTACGAGGCGCTAAAGGATATGGGCGAACGGACGATGGAAGAGGACCTCAAGGCACTGGCCGCCATGCTCATCCAGACCGAACGCCTGGGCACCAGCCTCGCCGACTCGCTGCGGGTACACTCGGATACGCTCAGGACCAAGCGGAGACAGAAGGCGGAAGAGGAAGCGGCCAAGACGGCCATAAAACTCATGTTCCCTCTCGTATTCCTCCTCTTTCCATCCATGTTCATAGTAATACTGGTGCCCGCGTTCATAAGGATAGTATCGACCCTTTCAGACCTGTAGAAGACCGGAACGGACCCCCCCCTCCCCCCCCCTCCCCCCCGGTCTATTGCAATAATCCCCGGCCTGGCGGCCGGGGACGGCGCGGCAGGAGTTGCCATAAAACGACCGCCGTAGGTTTCCCCCCGCACCAGGGGACAGCCCACGGCGGCAAAGACTTTCATGGGCCCGGGGGGCCGGAGAGGGGCGAGGA encodes:
- a CDS encoding type II secretion system F family protein, encoding MSVFAVIALTFVVASALLFAFLYLVIPQKGGLDDRLDSIAEEVRRREEVSSLHRPLSGWEKFMENLGGKIPLRPEEYGKYRKMMVAAGLRGEMVPVFIGIKLLSAAALPVLYFVFLALPAGHDMNTTMLYAAIIGCMGYIAPSFGLRRMVKNRQLQIFHDLPDVLDVLTICVEAGLSIDASMIRVYEDKQFLQSPLAKEMNITVQETRAGKPRYEALKDMGERTMEEDLKALAAMLIQTERLGTSLADSLRVHSDTLRTKRRQKAEEEAAKTAIKLMFPLVFLLFPSMFIVILVPAFIRIVSTLSDL